From Deltaproteobacteria bacterium, the proteins below share one genomic window:
- a CDS encoding response regulator transcription factor, giving the protein MRVFIADDSSLMRDLLKSIISTIPGCDLTGEAKDSKEALQWLLKQTCDVAILDICMPGASGILVLELVKKLQPDLIAMILTNYPEAPFRKRCLAAGADFFFDKSKDFQKVGETLQALIARFKPAPDAEKQGGNLQANDKT; this is encoded by the coding sequence ATGCGTGTCTTCATTGCAGACGATTCCTCACTGATGAGGGATCTTTTGAAGAGTATCATTTCGACAATCCCCGGCTGTGACCTCACAGGGGAGGCGAAAGATTCGAAAGAGGCCCTTCAGTGGCTGCTCAAACAAACCTGTGACGTTGCTATTCTGGATATCTGTATGCCGGGTGCCAGCGGGATCCTCGTATTAGAACTGGTCAAGAAATTGCAGCCCGACCTGATCGCGATGATTTTGACAAATTATCCGGAGGCGCCGTTTCGAAAACGCTGCCTTGCTGCCGGGGCCGATTTTTTCTTCGACAAGAGCAAGGATTTTCAAAAAGTCGGGGAGACACTGCAGGCCCTGATTGCCCGTTTCAAACCGGCTCCGGATGCAGAAAAACAAGGGGGGAATTTACAAGCCAATGACAAGACGTAA